A single genomic interval of Pyruvatibacter sp. HU-CL02332 harbors:
- the recA gene encoding recombinase RecA: MGENVVSFKDKNVDKSKALEAALGQIDRAFGKGSIMKLGKDGQVVEIEAVSTGSLGLDVALGIGGLPRGRIIEIYGPESSGKTTLALHTVAEAQKSGGICAFVDAEHALDPSYARKLGVDIDELLISQPDEGEQALEIADTLVRSGAIDVLVIDSVAALTPRAELEGDMGDMQPGMQARLMSKALRKLTGSISKSNTMVIFINQIRMKIGVMFGNPETTTGGNALKFYASVRLDIRRIGAIKDRDEVVGNQTRVKVVKNKVAPPFRQVEFDIMYGQGISKTGELLDLGVKADIVEKSGSWFSYDSQRIGQGRENAKNFLKENPDIADDIERRIRADAAGVVELAGEENEADEDDATEEAV, from the coding sequence ATGGGCGAGAATGTAGTGAGTTTCAAAGACAAGAACGTGGACAAGTCGAAAGCGCTCGAAGCGGCCCTTGGCCAGATCGACCGCGCCTTTGGCAAGGGCTCCATCATGAAGCTTGGCAAGGATGGCCAGGTTGTTGAGATTGAAGCTGTGTCCACGGGCTCGCTCGGGCTCGACGTGGCGCTGGGTATTGGGGGCCTGCCGCGCGGACGCATCATCGAAATTTATGGTCCTGAATCATCGGGTAAAACCACGCTGGCGCTGCACACGGTTGCCGAAGCGCAAAAGAGCGGTGGCATCTGTGCTTTTGTGGATGCGGAACACGCGCTGGACCCATCCTATGCTCGCAAGCTGGGCGTTGATATTGACGAACTCCTGATTTCGCAGCCGGATGAAGGCGAGCAGGCCCTTGAGATTGCTGACACGCTGGTGCGCTCCGGTGCCATCGACGTGCTGGTGATTGACTCAGTGGCGGCCCTGACGCCGCGGGCTGAGCTTGAAGGCGATATGGGTGACATGCAGCCGGGCATGCAGGCGCGCTTGATGTCCAAGGCGCTGCGCAAGCTCACGGGCTCGATCTCCAAATCCAACACCATGGTCATCTTCATCAATCAGATTCGGATGAAGATCGGCGTGATGTTCGGCAATCCTGAAACCACCACCGGCGGCAACGCGCTCAAGTTCTATGCCTCTGTGCGCCTTGATATCCGCCGCATCGGTGCCATCAAGGATCGGGACGAAGTGGTGGGCAACCAGACCCGTGTGAAGGTGGTGAAAAACAAGGTCGCGCCGCCATTCCGGCAGGTGGAGTTCGACATCATGTATGGCCAGGGCATTTCCAAGACCGGCGAGTTGCTGGATCTGGGCGTCAAGGCGGACATCGTCGAGAAGTCCGGTTCCTGGTTCTCCTATGACAGCCAGCGCATTGGTCAGGGCCGTGAAAACGCCAAGAATTTCCTCAAGGAAAACCCTGATATTGCCGATGATATCGAGCGTCGGATCCGGGCGGATGCCGCCGGTGTCGTTGAGCTTGCGGGTGAGGAAAACGAGGCGGATGAGGACGACGCGACGGAAGAAGCCGTTTAG